A genome region from Brassica oleracea var. oleracea cultivar TO1000 chromosome C2, BOL, whole genome shotgun sequence includes the following:
- the LOC106324023 gene encoding uncharacterized protein LOC106324023, which translates to MLSAIAPPPCQREHFEIKPGMINLVQRKMFHGLSAEIPMEHIEVFEEICNFTRANGVPPDYIKCMLLPFPLADKASRWLKSLPTGSLTSWEQVRADFLGHFYTKAKTAALRNKISSFKQLASEPFNEAWEQFNDTLRECPHHGFDDDHVLGIFYDGVEWEFRNARNAASNGDFMTQTIEGAHALIENMAASTTDAAAKIETSEEDQQEVSYVNGQGWQFKNYHPNPNVRNNPHLFSYKTNPDNPNDRSQGNQFQNTGYQKPYFQNQNQNGKMFILSQAQNQFQNRQNNPHAAPATASSPPYVLKGMMQQLLQGQQIQGKALNQVTTEINTRMDNMFTKLNSKYDAVASHIRQMDVQIAQTAEIIKRQHGTLPGKTYKNSKDYNAVELRSGRHLSDHVPTKLTAQEKGK; encoded by the exons ATGCTATCTGCTATCGCTCCACCACCATGTCAAAGGGAACATTTCGAGATAAAACCCGGCATGATCAATCTTGTCCAGAGAAAGATGTTTCATGGACTGTCAGCTGAGATACCGATGGAACACATTGAAGTTTTTGAAGAGATATGTAATTTCACTCGTGCAAACGGCGTCCCACCCGACTACATCAAATGCATGCTGTTACCATTCCCCCTAGCGGACAAGGCTTCACGATGGCTTAAGTCATTACCTACAGGTTCCCTAACTTCTTGGGAACAGGTTAGAGCGGATTTCTTGGGACACTTCTATACGAAAGCCAAAACAGCTGCCCTACGAAACAAAATTTCATCCTTCAAGCAACTCGCTAGTGAACCTTTCAACGAAGCTTGGGAACAGTTCAATGATACCCTCAGAGAGTGTCCTCATCACGGGTTCGATGATGACCATGTTCTAGGAATCTTCTACGATGGAGTGGAATGGGAGTTCCGCAATGCTCGGAATGCAGCGAGCAATGGAGATTTCATGACTCAAACCATAGAAGGAGCTCACGCGCTAATAGAGAACATGGCAGCTA GTACTACAGATGCTGCAGCAAAAATCGAGACATCAGAAGAAGATCAGCAAGAGGTCAGTTACGTTAACGGGCAGGGTTGGCAGTTCAAAAATTACCATCCAAATCCTAATGTGAGGAACAACCCGCATCTTTTCTCGTACAAGACCAATCCAGATAACCCCAACGACAGATCTCAGGGAAATCAGTTCCAAAACACTGGATATCAGAAGCCATACTTCCAGAATCAGAATCAGAATGGGAAGATGTTCATCCTCAGCCAGGCTCAGAATCAATTTCAGAACCGGCAGAATAATCCACATGCTGCTCCTGCAACCGCGAGCAGTCCGCCATATGTGCTTAAGGGAATGATGCAACAACTTCTGCAAGGTCAACAAATTCAAGGAAAAGCACTGAACCAGGTTACAACCGAGATAAACACTCGGATGGACAACATGTTCACGAAATTGAATTCCAAATACGATGCTGTAGCAAGCCACATAAGGCAAATGGACGTTCAGATTGCTCAAACTGCTGAAATAATAAAAAGGCAACATGGAACACTCCCAGGGAAAACATACAAGAATTCCAAGGACTATAACGCAGTCGAGCTGAGAAGTGGAAGACATCTATCAGATCATGTCCCCACGAAGCTCACTGCTCAAGAGAAGGGAAAATAG
- the LOC106324022 gene encoding uncharacterized protein LOC106324022, giving the protein MKWKKMLEELNVKFSLMDAIQMIPSMRSVVKRLISGKTSADSDIMMVSKECSAVLQNRTIRKLEDPGKFVLFVRIGKTVFACSLCDLGSSVNLMPYSVAKRMEQTNFKPTRISLVFADRSVKLPVGVLEDLQVQIGDTTVQADFVVLELEDEPKDPLILGRPFQCTAGAIIDVRNGTIDLQLGDIVMKVEMDELLKRPMLDSHNFTISDENSALTPQQGMIEEILADDPLEVALIRVETEQNTCNVDADGY; this is encoded by the coding sequence ATGAAGTGGAAAAAGATGCTTGAAGAGTTGAACGTTAAGTTCTCTCTCATGGATGCTATTCAGATGATTCCTTCAATGCGCAGTGTTGTGAAAAGACTGATCTCCGGGAAAACTTCTGCAGACAGCGACATCATGATGGTCTCGAAGGAATGCAGCGCAGTCCTTCAAAACAGAACAATCAGGAAATTAGAAGATCCTGGAAAATTTGTCCTATTTGTTCGGATTGGAAAGACAGTCTTCGCTTGTTCCTTATGCGATTTGGGTTCCAGTGTGAATCTCATGCCCTACTCGGTTGCAAAACGCATGGAACAAACCAACTTCAAGCCAACCAGGATTTCTTTGGTGTTCGCAGACAGATCAGTTAAGTTGCCAGTAGGTGTTCTTGAAGATCTACAAGTTCAAATTGGTGACACCACTGTTCAAGCAGACTTCGTGGTTCTAGAGCTCGAAGATGAACCAAAAGACCCTCTCATCCTGGGGCGTCCTTTCCAGTGCACAGCTGGTGCAATAATTGACGTCCGCAACGGGACGATTGATCTCCAACTGGGAGATATTGTGATGAAGGTCGAGATGGATGAGCTTCTCAAACGACCTATGCTAGATAGTCATAACTTCACGATTAGCGACGAGAATTCTGCCTTGACCCCTCAACAAGGGATGATCGAAGAAATCCTCGCAGATGATCCTTTGGAAGTAGCTCTGATACGAGTAGAGACTGAGCAGAACACGTGCAACGTTGATGCCGACGGATACTAA